The genomic window CTAGTTTGGTAAGGGGATTTCCTCTATTTGAAAGCAATATAGGAATATAACCATCATTCTTGTAGCAAATTCCTTTAATTTGCTTGGGTAATTaagaaaagtatttaatttttacctatAAAACGCAATGTTGTATTCAAGTGCTATAAACCCTAATggacaataattaaaattttgttgttaaAGTTTGTTATACTTTGTTTTGATGTTAAGTGGTTAAGTGTTTTTCTGTTTATAAGACTTGGTGAAGAAAAATCCGAATATTTGGCCTGGGGTTTGAAATTGTGAACGCTGGAAGTAAATGGTGGGAAAAAATGCAGTTCTGGATGTCTAATTTAAAGATAACTTGAATCTAATTTAAAGATTCCAGTGTTAGAACAATCAGCTAGTTCTCTGTGCCTATTGTGTATTGTTTTCTAAAGTATggattataaactttttttagtAAACTTGACGTTTTCCAGGAATACTCAGCTGGTTCCATTTAAATGTGGTTCACATTTCTGATAGTGTAagggtattaaaaaaataagccgaattttgtaattgttttctATTACAATGGATCTTTCTGTATACAATAATTTCCATAattacaatatattttcaatataaccTTCTTCAGTGTCAAATAACTTCTTTATGTGATGCTTCCTTCCTTTACACTATTTTTAGGGAAATCTAGACATCCCCTCAACCTTCTAAAAAGTCCACAAGTAAATCTCCTTCACAGTCATAGCAAACGGTTACCAATGCCTTGGTGACAAAAATTtcacgtattttttttaatatacctcGTACTATTGCATTTTGTGGTACTAGGAAGGTAATTTAAAGATTAACTGCATGCTATACAGGAACCAGCAAACATAGGTTCTTCAGTAGCTTCATGACATGGTCACTATTGGACAGTTTGAGCAGCTTGTACACTAAAAGGTATAGGACTGCTTGAGTCTCAGCTATGGTAAAAAGAATGTAGTATGGTAGAATTTTAGGACAGCAGTAACAAGGCAGTCTTTATCAACTACTTGAATAAGCAAGTTAGTTGGTACAACAGTGTTTAGATTTTTCCATGGACTTTCAAGGATTGTTCAATTAtggtttcttttatattaaccTGAAGATCCTGACGGGTACTGTTCTTTGGTTTACTAACCTGGTTACTTAAATGCCATCCCAATCTGGTCTCTTTTTCGGTGTTATGAAGGTCCCTAACTCCCTAATTTGGGCCATTGCTGACTACAACCTCCCGATTTCCCCATGAATGTCTATTTTTGaacattcttattttttgcaGCTAATGATAAAAAGTCTTGGCCAAGGCAGCATATTGAGACACTGGTTGCCCTTTATCAAGAGCAGGAGGAAGCATCGAAACCAGTGAATTCTGTCTTCTGGAGTAGAGTCTCTGCTTCTTTCTTAGAAGATGGAATACATTACTCTTCAGCACAATgccaaacaaaaatgaaaaacctgAAAAGGCAGTACAGGGATAAAAAAGACAAGGCAGGAAGGAGTGGAGCAGGGAAAGTAGTCTGGGagcattttgaattaatgaaagGGTTGATGGGCCCTAAGCCAGAGGGCACTGATGCAATAACTGCATCGAATAGGGGGAGTTTGAGAACCCCTGGTAACTTTGCATTACAATCAAGCCCAGTGCCAGAAGCAAGTGTAGGCAGTAAAGATGCAGAGCCTAAGAGGGCCAACAAACGGCGATGTTTTAGCAACGCAGAAGGATTTCAACAACTCAGTAATGATGCCAATTTACGGCATGAGGAACGATTACGATTTGAACAGAAAGTTCATCAAGAAAGAATGAAAGTTCATCAAgacaaaatgaaagtaaagctTGAATTActtgaagtgaaaaaagaagcattaaaaacagtgaaaaaaatatttgaaaaaattgaatagttgttgatttcttaaatttaacttttatttgaatttacttttttctttattaaatttgtaaTGTTCCCTTTTTCCAGTATTTCTTTCTCACAAGGGGAAAAAGTGTCGTTATTGTGTTTTGACATGCCTATGAGGGTTGGTTCTAGGCATTTATCCTCTTCCCCAAAGAAAATAACCCCCTGCAAAAATTatggttttccaaatttgagattttttttttttttaagttgagaAAAGCTaaggaaattggaaaaaaaaggaatttacgCACaatatgtatgtgaaaaaaataaaccgcaatccaatttttgttgaaaag from Artemia franciscana chromosome 10, ASM3288406v1, whole genome shotgun sequence includes these protein-coding regions:
- the LOC136032016 gene encoding uncharacterized protein LOC136032016 isoform X4 translates to MSSFERWPMADVVSWGVDLSLYPISNKFCTDQFTPSSSYADTVQEIPAVEEPASDVSFANDKKSWPRQHIETLVALYQEQEEASKPVNSVFWSRVSASFLEDGIHYSSAQCQTKMKNLKRQYRDKKDKAGRSGAGKVVWEHFELMKGLMGPKPEGTDAITASNRGSLRTPGNFALQSSPVPEASVGSKDAEPKRANKRRCFSNAEGFQQLSNDANLRHEERLRFEQKVHQERMKVHQDKMKVKLELLEVKKEALKTVKKIFEKIE
- the LOC136032016 gene encoding uncharacterized protein LOC136032016 isoform X3 translates to MASFERWPMADVVSWGVDLSLYPISNKFCTDQFTPSSSYADTVQEIPAVEEPASDVSFANDKKSWPRQHIETLVALYQEQEEASKPVNSVFWSRVSASFLEDGIHYSSAQCQTKMKNLKRQYRDKKDKAGRSGAGKVVWEHFELMKGLMGPKPEGTDAITASNRGSLRTPGNFALQSSPVPEASVGSKDAEPKRANKRRCFSNAEGFQQLSNDANLRHEERLRFEQKVHQERMKVHQDKMKVKLELLEVKKEALKTVKKIFEKIE
- the LOC136032016 gene encoding uncharacterized protein LOC136032016 isoform X5; this encodes MADVVSWGVDLSLYPISNKFCTDQFTPSSSYADTVQEIPAVEEPASDVSFANDKKSWPRQHIETLVALYQEQEEASKPVNSVFWSRVSASFLEDGIHYSSAQCQTKMKNLKRQYRDKKDKAGRSGAGKVVWEHFELMKGLMGPKPEGTDAITASNRGSLRTPGNFALQSSPVPEASVGSKDAEPKRANKRRCFSNAEGFQQLSNDANLRHEERLRFEQKVHQERMKVHQDKMKVKLELLEVKKEALKTVKKIFEKIE
- the LOC136032016 gene encoding uncharacterized protein LOC136032016 isoform X2 — translated: MEYRHTDKTYKIICREHSNTVILEITSDLGSSFERWPMADVVSWGVDLSLYPISNKFCTDQFTPSSSYADTVQEIPAVEEPASDVSFANDKKSWPRQHIETLVALYQEQEEASKPVNSVFWSRVSASFLEDGIHYSSAQCQTKMKNLKRQYRDKKDKAGRSGAGKVVWEHFELMKGLMGPKPEGTDAITASNRGSLRTPGNFALQSSPVPEASVGSKDAEPKRANKRRCFSNAEGFQQLSNDANLRHEERLRFEQKVHQERMKVHQDKMKVKLELLEVKKEALKTVKKIFEKIE
- the LOC136032016 gene encoding uncharacterized protein LOC136032016 isoform X1 — translated: MEYRHTDKTYKIICREDTNTVILEITSDLGVSSFERWPMADVVSWGVDLSLYPISNKFCTDQFTPSSSYADTVQEIPAVEEPASDVSFANDKKSWPRQHIETLVALYQEQEEASKPVNSVFWSRVSASFLEDGIHYSSAQCQTKMKNLKRQYRDKKDKAGRSGAGKVVWEHFELMKGLMGPKPEGTDAITASNRGSLRTPGNFALQSSPVPEASVGSKDAEPKRANKRRCFSNAEGFQQLSNDANLRHEERLRFEQKVHQERMKVHQDKMKVKLELLEVKKEALKTVKKIFEKIE